The following are encoded together in the Microbacterium hatanonis genome:
- a CDS encoding pyridoxal phosphate-dependent aminotransferase — MVDFSAAQRVRALPPNFWGAMDREIARLRSEPGPPVIDVSKGNPDLPTPEHIVAAMQRAVADPVNHRYPSSIGRPGVRRAVAKRYRDDHGVEIDPDAQVAIFHGSHEAIMASIIALADPGTNVVLPDPGYPLYLSAADLAEASVVSLPLDAPSFQPRFEALDAVREASVLVLNYPNNPTGALATPETMEGALAFARRTGAAFVHDFAYSSLGFAGRRPLSALEFDRGLDVTVELQTLSKTYSMAGWRFGFAAGNTSVIDAMARYQAHAFSTMFGATQVAATAALDGDQSAAADLVGVYQRRRDLVVAGLRAAGWEVFEPEGTFFVWVRVPGGADAADFARRLREEQRVAVAPGDGFGERGRGFFRIGLVHDDATLAELVERLTAFGAVRASARG; from the coding sequence GTGGTCGACTTCTCTGCCGCGCAGCGGGTGCGCGCACTGCCCCCGAACTTCTGGGGCGCCATGGATCGCGAGATCGCGCGCCTGCGGTCGGAGCCCGGCCCGCCGGTGATCGATGTGTCGAAGGGCAACCCCGATCTCCCGACGCCGGAGCACATCGTGGCCGCCATGCAGCGCGCCGTCGCCGACCCCGTGAACCACCGCTACCCGTCGTCGATCGGGCGGCCCGGGGTGCGTCGGGCAGTCGCGAAACGGTATCGCGACGACCACGGCGTCGAGATCGACCCCGACGCGCAGGTCGCGATCTTCCACGGCTCGCACGAGGCCATCATGGCCTCGATCATCGCCCTCGCCGATCCGGGCACGAACGTCGTGCTGCCCGACCCCGGCTACCCGCTGTATCTCTCCGCCGCCGACCTCGCCGAGGCGTCCGTCGTCTCGCTGCCCCTCGACGCGCCGTCGTTCCAGCCGCGGTTCGAGGCACTCGACGCCGTGCGCGAGGCGAGCGTGCTCGTGTTGAACTACCCGAACAATCCGACCGGGGCTCTCGCGACTCCCGAGACGATGGAGGGGGCACTCGCGTTCGCGCGTCGGACGGGGGCGGCGTTCGTCCACGACTTCGCCTACTCGTCCCTCGGCTTCGCCGGCCGCCGTCCGCTCTCGGCCCTGGAGTTCGATCGCGGGCTCGACGTCACCGTAGAGCTCCAGACGCTGTCCAAGACGTACAGCATGGCCGGGTGGCGGTTCGGCTTCGCCGCGGGCAACACCTCCGTCATCGACGCGATGGCGCGCTACCAGGCGCACGCGTTCAGCACGATGTTCGGCGCCACGCAGGTCGCGGCCACGGCCGCCCTCGACGGCGACCAGAGCGCCGCCGCCGACCTCGTCGGCGTCTACCAACGGCGTCGCGACCTCGTGGTCGCGGGACTGCGCGCCGCCGGGTGGGAGGTCTTCGAGCCCGAGGGCACCTTCTTCGTCTGGGTGCGGGTACCCGGTGGGGCGGATGCTGCGGACTTCGCCCGCAGGCTCCGGGAGGAGCAGCGCGTGGCGGTCGCGCCCGGCGACGGCTTCGGCGAGCGCGGACGCGGCTTCTTCCGCATCGGACTCGTCCACGATGACGCGACGCTGGCCGAGTTGGTCGAGCGCCTCACGGCGTTCGGCGCGGTCAGAGCTTCCGCCCGGGGTTGA
- a CDS encoding FAD-binding oxidoreductase, protein MATAFVKTLRDLLSDGAVIDDPPVVAEHAFDASRTTAPVAAVLVRPRSTREVSAVLRAANDAGVPVVPQGARSGLVGAAAAIDGAVLLDLGALDRIVRIDPVDRIAVVQPGVVVADLQRAAAAVGLFYPPDPASAEWASIGGTIATNAGGMRCVKYGVTRDAVRSLEAVLADGEIVRTRAETVKGVAGLDLTSLFVGSEGTLGVITEATLALRPAPGPSRGVSAIFRDAASAFAAANVIASGSRLPSTLEFLDEVALRGIRLVRPELGIPDSAQAWLLAVTDEVIGSAEDLDGFEAAFLAHGAQAATRADDPEQLDHLFAARRALSPALVAVRGGATHGDLAVPRSQLPVLADAVVELRLRLGVEISLAGHVGDGNLHPTVVFDPGDADETARAREAEHELLVLAQRLGGTVAGEHGIGSVKLHAVDGEVPPRIRELQRAVKSVFDPRGILNPGRKL, encoded by the coding sequence GTGGCCACCGCTTTCGTCAAGACGCTCCGTGACCTCCTCTCCGACGGGGCGGTGATCGACGACCCGCCGGTCGTGGCGGAGCATGCGTTCGACGCGTCGCGCACGACGGCGCCGGTTGCCGCGGTGCTGGTACGACCGCGCTCGACACGCGAGGTCTCCGCCGTTCTCCGCGCTGCGAACGACGCGGGCGTGCCCGTCGTCCCGCAGGGTGCGCGGTCGGGCCTCGTCGGAGCAGCGGCGGCGATCGACGGTGCCGTGCTCCTCGATCTCGGCGCGCTCGACCGCATCGTGCGGATCGACCCGGTCGACCGCATCGCCGTCGTACAGCCGGGAGTCGTCGTCGCCGACCTGCAGCGCGCGGCAGCGGCGGTGGGGCTCTTCTACCCGCCCGACCCCGCCTCGGCCGAGTGGGCCTCGATCGGCGGCACGATCGCCACCAACGCGGGCGGCATGCGGTGCGTCAAGTACGGGGTGACCCGCGACGCGGTGCGCAGCCTCGAAGCGGTGCTCGCCGACGGAGAGATCGTGCGCACCCGGGCCGAGACCGTCAAGGGCGTCGCCGGTCTCGACCTCACGAGTCTCTTCGTGGGGTCGGAGGGAACGCTCGGCGTGATCACGGAGGCGACCCTCGCGCTGCGCCCCGCGCCGGGCCCGAGCAGGGGCGTGTCGGCGATCTTCCGCGACGCGGCCTCGGCCTTCGCAGCGGCGAACGTCATCGCGTCGGGCTCCCGGTTGCCGTCGACGCTCGAGTTCCTCGACGAGGTGGCGTTGCGCGGCATCCGTCTCGTTCGTCCCGAACTCGGCATCCCCGACAGTGCGCAGGCGTGGCTGCTGGCCGTCACAGACGAAGTGATCGGCAGCGCCGAAGATCTCGACGGCTTCGAAGCCGCGTTCCTCGCGCACGGCGCACAGGCCGCGACGCGCGCCGATGATCCGGAGCAGCTCGATCATCTCTTCGCCGCCCGTCGCGCGCTGAGCCCGGCTCTCGTCGCCGTTCGAGGCGGTGCGACGCACGGCGACCTCGCGGTGCCCCGGTCGCAGCTGCCCGTGCTCGCCGACGCCGTGGTGGAGCTGCGGCTGCGCCTCGGAGTGGAGATCAGCCTCGCCGGGCACGTGGGCGACGGCAATCTGCATCCGACGGTCGTGTTCGACCCGGGCGATGCCGACGAGACCGCGCGGGCGCGCGAGGCCGAGCACGAGCTCCTCGTGTTGGCTCAGCGACTCGGGGGGACGGTCGCCGGCGAGCACGGCATCGGCTCCGTGAAGCTCCATGCGGTGGACGGCGAAGTGCCGCCGCGGATCCGCGAACTGCAACGAGCCGTCAAGAGCGTGTTCGACCCGAGGGGGATCCTCAACCCCGGGCGGAAGCTCTGA
- a CDS encoding VOC family protein yields MTNDRIYPEGVPCWVDLAQPDTTAARAFYGGLFGWEFTEAMPPGAPGSYLIATLDGKDAAALTPGDGTDGWMSYIACGDADAAAASVEEAGGSILSAPEDAGPGGRSATCADPQGAVFRLWQARRRLGAQIVNVPGAWNFSDLHTPEPTAALRFYGEVFGWAVDETLGAGMIRVPGYGDHLAATVDPGIHERQEFAPEGFADVVAGLTRADDARWWIRFTVDDRDDAAARAESLGGVIRSSAQTDWTREAVIEDPQGARFIVSQLVVPD; encoded by the coding sequence ATGACGAACGACCGCATCTACCCCGAGGGAGTGCCCTGCTGGGTCGACCTCGCGCAGCCCGACACCACGGCAGCACGCGCCTTCTACGGCGGCCTGTTCGGTTGGGAGTTCACCGAGGCGATGCCGCCGGGCGCCCCCGGCTCCTACCTCATCGCGACGCTGGACGGGAAGGATGCGGCGGCCCTCACTCCCGGCGACGGCACCGACGGCTGGATGAGCTACATCGCCTGCGGCGATGCCGACGCCGCCGCGGCTTCGGTCGAGGAGGCGGGCGGCAGCATCCTCTCCGCGCCCGAAGACGCTGGGCCCGGCGGGCGCAGCGCGACGTGCGCCGACCCGCAGGGCGCGGTCTTCCGGCTCTGGCAGGCCCGACGGCGACTCGGCGCGCAGATCGTGAACGTGCCGGGAGCGTGGAACTTCAGCGACCTCCACACCCCCGAGCCGACGGCCGCTCTGCGGTTCTATGGCGAGGTGTTCGGGTGGGCCGTCGACGAGACACTCGGCGCCGGCATGATCCGTGTGCCCGGGTACGGTGACCACCTCGCCGCGACGGTCGACCCCGGCATCCACGAACGCCAGGAGTTCGCTCCGGAGGGCTTCGCCGACGTCGTCGCAGGCCTCACGCGCGCGGACGACGCGCGGTGGTGGATCCGCTTCACCGTCGATGATCGTGACGACGCCGCCGCGCGTGCGGAGTCGCTCGGCGGTGTGATCCGCTCGTCGGCGCAGACCGACTGGACCCGCGAGGCCGTCATCGAAGACCCGCAGGGTGCGCGGTTCATCGTGAGTCAGCTGGTCGTCCCCGACTGA
- a CDS encoding glycerophosphodiester phosphodiesterase family protein, giving the protein MIAPLVIGHRGAPGYRPEHTASSYELAIAMGADAVEPDVVVSRDGVLVVRHDREIGATTDVSQHAAFASRRTTKEIDGEMLTGWFAEDFTWAELDTLRCRERLPALRPGSAAYDDPEPMLRLSDLVDLVRRAGLERGRPVGLVVEIKHATALGRLGYRLDRLVFDELHGIGDDVPLVVESFESTVLTALRDRGLVAEYIYLLAADGRPYDLVDALGADAPTYAQTAAPAGLDALGGRFDGISVDKRMILAPDAAGRATGPSRVAADAHDRGLRVFTWTCRPENAFLLPEFRAEGGDGAFGRYEAEWTVIRDAEPDGVFADHTDLAATFFRGGQSGTTS; this is encoded by the coding sequence GTGATCGCACCCCTCGTCATCGGGCACCGGGGCGCCCCGGGCTACCGCCCCGAGCACACCGCATCGTCGTACGAGCTGGCGATCGCGATGGGGGCCGACGCGGTCGAGCCCGACGTCGTCGTGTCGCGCGACGGCGTGCTCGTGGTGCGGCACGACCGCGAGATCGGGGCCACGACCGACGTATCGCAGCATGCGGCCTTCGCGTCGCGTCGGACGACCAAGGAGATCGACGGGGAGATGCTCACCGGCTGGTTCGCCGAGGACTTCACGTGGGCGGAGCTCGACACCCTCCGGTGCCGCGAGCGGCTGCCGGCGTTGCGCCCCGGGAGCGCGGCCTACGACGACCCCGAGCCGATGCTGCGGCTGAGCGACCTCGTCGACCTCGTGCGTCGCGCCGGCCTGGAGCGGGGGAGACCGGTCGGACTGGTCGTCGAGATCAAGCACGCGACCGCTCTCGGTCGACTCGGGTACCGGCTCGACCGTCTGGTATTCGACGAACTCCACGGCATCGGCGACGACGTTCCGCTCGTGGTCGAGTCGTTCGAGTCGACCGTGCTGACGGCCCTCCGCGACCGGGGTCTCGTCGCGGAGTACATCTATCTGCTGGCCGCCGACGGTCGTCCGTACGACCTCGTCGACGCTCTCGGCGCGGACGCGCCGACGTACGCGCAGACGGCGGCGCCCGCCGGGTTGGACGCGCTCGGGGGCCGGTTCGACGGGATCAGCGTCGACAAGCGCATGATCCTGGCGCCCGATGCAGCAGGCCGCGCGACGGGGCCCAGCCGCGTCGCCGCGGATGCGCACGATCGAGGACTGCGCGTCTTCACGTGGACCTGCCGCCCCGAGAACGCGTTCCTCCTGCCGGAGTTCCGGGCGGAGGGGGGCGACGGCGCGTTCGGGCGATACGAGGCGGAGTGGACGGTGATCCGTGATGCCGAGCCCGACGGTGTCTTCGCCGACCACACCGACCTCGCGGCTACCTTCTTCCGCGGGGGTCAGTCGGGGACGACCAGCTGA
- a CDS encoding Bax inhibitor-1/YccA family protein: MALNNPAFNNPAFQDPRAVQTYPGGSQAARLGNGQTQYAPPPAATNAELEGKFAAPSAGAQQTDRMTYEDTVYKTIALFAVMLVVAVGGWIWTMSSVTPTNPEPNVAPWLIGALGGFVLAMVNIFKKQPSAPLIMAYAAFQGLFVGGISAYFEFMMPGIVVQATLATVSVVGVTLALFASGKIRASKRATKIFMIAMIGYLVFSLLNVGLMLFGVLPADQMFGLRSATIAGIPIGLILGVLVVIMAAYSLVLDFDQIQQGVRNGAPRKLAWKAAFGIMVTVIWLYVEILRMIAIIRGSN; encoded by the coding sequence GTGGCCCTCAACAACCCGGCCTTCAACAACCCGGCGTTCCAGGACCCGCGCGCCGTTCAGACCTACCCCGGTGGCTCGCAGGCTGCGCGCCTGGGCAACGGTCAGACGCAGTATGCGCCGCCCCCCGCCGCCACCAACGCCGAGCTCGAGGGCAAGTTCGCCGCGCCCTCGGCCGGTGCCCAGCAGACCGACCGGATGACGTACGAGGACACCGTCTACAAGACGATCGCCCTCTTCGCGGTCATGCTCGTCGTCGCCGTCGGCGGATGGATCTGGACGATGTCCAGTGTCACGCCGACCAACCCCGAGCCCAACGTCGCCCCGTGGCTCATCGGCGCCCTCGGCGGCTTCGTGCTCGCCATGGTCAACATCTTCAAGAAGCAGCCCTCGGCTCCGCTGATCATGGCGTACGCCGCCTTCCAGGGTCTGTTCGTCGGCGGCATCTCGGCGTACTTCGAGTTCATGATGCCGGGCATCGTCGTCCAGGCGACCCTCGCGACCGTGTCGGTCGTGGGCGTCACGCTGGCTCTCTTCGCCAGCGGCAAGATCCGTGCGTCGAAGCGGGCCACGAAGATCTTCATGATCGCGATGATCGGCTACCTGGTCTTCAGCCTGCTGAACGTCGGCCTCATGCTCTTCGGTGTACTGCCCGCCGACCAGATGTTCGGTCTGCGCTCCGCGACCATCGCGGGCATTCCGATCGGCCTCATCCTCGGTGTGCTCGTGGTCATCATGGCCGCCTACTCGCTGGTGCTGGACTTCGACCAGATCCAGCAGGGTGTGCGCAACGGCGCCCCGCGCAAGCTCGCGTGGAAGGCTGCTTTCGGCATCATGGTCACGGTCATCTGGCTCTACGTCGAGATCCTGCGCATGATCGCGATCATCCGCGGCAGCAACTAG
- the ligD gene encoding non-homologous end-joining DNA ligase — MTPSKTPAETLEIAGHEVRVTSPDRVVFPQAALTKLDIVRYYVAVADGALRGAGGRPMVLKRFVKGIDEEAFFQKRVPEKHPDFIDTATLHYARGTSAEETVVRDAAGLAWVANLGCLDLNPHPVRAEDLDHPDELRVDLDPMPGVEWAQIVDVAMIAREVLDDHGLVGWPKTSGSRGLHILVRIAPEWDFAAVRLAAETLAREVENRAPGLATARWWKEERGESVFVDFNQNAKDRTVASAYSIRPLPDARVSTPLAWDEVRARRPEEFTVATVLERFAAIGDPHRGIDEAAGRLDGLLRLADELGPAEKPPTASDGTGRRASTMPLIEVARTKTKPEALEALETWKTTHERPAAMLHPADVMIDGMRGSSSLWYRVRVNLQHVPEAERPPQEPLLADYDPPHGPSTQR; from the coding sequence ATGACCCCGTCGAAGACACCCGCCGAGACCCTCGAGATCGCCGGGCACGAGGTGCGCGTGACGAGCCCCGACCGCGTCGTCTTCCCGCAGGCTGCGCTGACGAAGCTCGACATCGTGCGCTACTACGTCGCCGTTGCCGACGGGGCGCTGCGAGGAGCGGGCGGGCGCCCCATGGTGCTCAAGCGCTTCGTGAAGGGCATCGACGAGGAGGCGTTCTTCCAGAAGCGGGTGCCCGAGAAGCACCCCGACTTCATCGACACCGCCACCCTCCACTACGCGCGGGGGACCTCCGCCGAAGAGACCGTGGTGAGAGATGCCGCCGGGCTCGCATGGGTCGCCAATCTCGGATGCCTCGACCTCAACCCGCATCCGGTGCGCGCCGAAGACCTCGACCATCCCGATGAGCTGCGGGTGGATCTCGACCCCATGCCGGGCGTCGAGTGGGCGCAGATCGTGGATGTCGCGATGATCGCCCGCGAGGTGCTCGACGATCACGGTCTCGTCGGCTGGCCCAAGACGAGCGGGTCGCGGGGCCTGCACATCCTCGTGCGCATCGCGCCCGAGTGGGATTTCGCCGCGGTGCGGCTCGCGGCCGAGACTCTGGCCCGCGAGGTCGAGAACCGTGCGCCCGGCCTTGCGACCGCGCGGTGGTGGAAGGAGGAGCGCGGCGAGAGCGTCTTCGTCGACTTCAACCAGAACGCGAAGGACCGCACGGTGGCGTCGGCGTACAGCATCCGTCCGCTCCCCGACGCGCGCGTGTCGACCCCGCTCGCCTGGGACGAAGTGCGCGCACGCCGACCGGAGGAGTTCACCGTCGCGACCGTGCTCGAGCGCTTCGCGGCCATCGGAGACCCGCACCGCGGTATCGACGAGGCCGCCGGGCGTCTCGACGGCCTGCTGCGGCTCGCCGACGAGCTGGGCCCCGCCGAGAAGCCGCCGACGGCCTCGGACGGCACGGGGCGGCGCGCCTCCACCATGCCCCTGATCGAGGTCGCACGCACGAAGACGAAGCCGGAAGCCCTCGAGGCCCTCGAGACGTGGAAGACGACGCACGAGCGGCCGGCAGCGATGCTGCACCCCGCAGACGTGATGATCGACGGCATGCGCGGGTCGAGTTCCCTCTGGTACCGCGTGCGCGTCAACCTGCAGCACGTGCCCGAGGCGGAGCGCCCGCCGCAGGAGCCGCTCCTCGCCGACTACGACCCTCCCCACGGCCCCTCCACGCAACGCTGA
- a CDS encoding glycosyltransferase — MTGFPDAWYLVLSSRLIPGLDGGYTVATLARARQMSEAGAETVLLTVDPGTPEAHAQHRSEFVRRGMLDVPERLRNLFDEAADPRGGAARWLREAATPGDVDPSLSYREVGDAAGRAVVSLPVIAGDPDWHLTAAPIIVHDADGSPVGILAGFGALYRSWLDRVVEDLRARIERPVVVICESRQLGELLSGWDAPAVRLLHTVHTTHLEPPFTADAPLNPLWSRWFSIADRFDAVLWPTPSQRGDVVSRFGPSGVHAVVPHAVVAPASVVPIAAREPGRVVVVGRLAPGKRVDLAIRGFVDAAVPGATLDIYGDGAERGALQALIDDLGAGERVVLRGATENVAGVLDAASVYLSTSAFEGQGLALAEALSHGTPAVVFDIRYGPRDMLRDGGGVLVPDGDVAALSAALADVLGDDALRERLSAEAVVAAARFTPERTMDAFAAVVEQAVRRPARRG, encoded by the coding sequence GTGACAGGATTCCCCGACGCGTGGTACCTCGTGTTGTCGAGCCGGCTCATTCCCGGACTCGACGGCGGGTACACGGTAGCCACACTCGCGCGGGCCCGGCAGATGAGCGAAGCCGGTGCCGAGACCGTCCTGCTGACGGTCGACCCCGGCACCCCGGAGGCCCACGCCCAGCACCGGTCCGAGTTCGTCCGTCGTGGCATGCTCGACGTCCCCGAGCGGCTGCGCAACCTCTTCGACGAAGCAGCGGACCCGCGGGGCGGGGCCGCGCGGTGGCTGCGCGAGGCCGCTACGCCAGGTGATGTCGACCCCTCGCTCTCCTACCGGGAGGTGGGGGATGCTGCGGGCCGCGCGGTCGTGTCGCTGCCGGTGATCGCGGGCGACCCCGACTGGCACCTGACGGCGGCACCGATCATCGTGCACGACGCGGACGGATCGCCCGTCGGCATCCTCGCCGGTTTCGGAGCGCTCTACCGCTCCTGGCTCGACCGAGTGGTCGAGGATCTGCGCGCGCGGATCGAGCGCCCGGTGGTCGTGATCTGCGAATCCCGTCAGCTCGGCGAGCTGCTCAGCGGGTGGGACGCACCCGCCGTGCGTCTGCTGCACACCGTGCACACGACCCACCTCGAGCCGCCGTTCACCGCCGACGCGCCCCTCAACCCGCTGTGGTCTCGGTGGTTCTCGATCGCCGACCGGTTCGACGCCGTGCTGTGGCCGACCCCATCGCAGCGCGGTGACGTCGTCTCGCGTTTCGGACCTTCGGGCGTGCACGCGGTCGTCCCGCACGCGGTGGTGGCCCCCGCATCCGTTGTTCCGATCGCGGCACGCGAGCCCGGCCGCGTGGTCGTCGTGGGCCGGCTCGCGCCCGGGAAGCGCGTGGATCTCGCGATCCGAGGATTCGTCGACGCGGCCGTGCCGGGGGCGACGCTCGACATCTACGGCGACGGGGCAGAGCGCGGGGCGCTTCAGGCGCTCATCGACGATCTCGGGGCCGGGGAGCGCGTCGTGCTGCGCGGCGCGACGGAGAACGTCGCCGGCGTGCTCGACGCCGCATCCGTCTACCTCTCCACCTCAGCTTTCGAGGGCCAGGGCCTCGCTCTCGCCGAGGCGCTGTCGCACGGCACTCCTGCGGTGGTGTTCGACATCCGCTACGGCCCGCGCGACATGCTGCGCGACGGCGGGGGAGTGCTCGTGCCCGATGGCGACGTCGCCGCACTCTCGGCCGCGCTGGCGGACGTGCTCGGCGATGACGCGCTGCGGGAACGGCTGTCGGCCGAGGCCGTTGTCGCCGCAGCCCGGTTCACCCCCGAACGAACGATGGACGCCTTCGCCGCGGTGGTGGAGCAGGCCGTCCGGCGTCCCGCGCGGCGCGGCTGA
- a CDS encoding nitroreductase/quinone reductase family protein, which produces MSERFVRPTAMDEGFNRVVGFLTRIGLPLAGSRVLAVRGRSSGEWRTTPVNPLRVGGERYLVAPRGNAQWVRNLRVSGEGELRAGRRVEAFAAVEVSDADKPPILRAYLKAWAWEVGRFFEGVDAGSSDEKLAEIAPGFPVFRIGRARP; this is translated from the coding sequence ATGAGCGAGAGATTCGTGCGGCCCACGGCGATGGACGAGGGGTTCAACCGCGTCGTGGGGTTCCTCACGCGGATCGGGCTCCCGCTCGCCGGCAGCCGAGTGCTCGCCGTGCGCGGGCGATCGAGCGGCGAGTGGCGCACGACGCCGGTCAACCCGCTCCGGGTCGGTGGTGAACGCTACCTCGTGGCCCCGCGCGGCAACGCGCAGTGGGTGCGCAACCTCCGGGTCTCGGGCGAGGGCGAACTCCGCGCCGGACGCCGAGTCGAGGCGTTCGCCGCCGTCGAGGTGTCCGACGCCGACAAGCCCCCGATCCTGCGCGCCTACCTGAAGGCCTGGGCGTGGGAGGTCGGTCGCTTCTTCGAGGGTGTGGACGCCGGTTCCTCCGATGAGAAGCTCGCCGAGATCGCTCCGGGGTTCCCCGTGTTCCGGATAGGACGAGCGCGCCCGTGA